A region from the Lolium perenne isolate Kyuss_39 chromosome 4, Kyuss_2.0, whole genome shotgun sequence genome encodes:
- the LOC127293338 gene encoding proteasome subunit beta type-2, translating to MECVIGVVGRDFAVVAADTSAVQSILVHKTDEDKIMVLDSHKLMGASGEPGDRVQFTEFIQKNLHLHQFRNNVSLSTAATANFTRGELATALRKNPYSVNIILAGFDEDVGASMYYIDYIATLHKIDKGAFGYGSYFCLSLMDKFYRPDMTVEEAVDLIDKCIKEIRLRLVVAPQNFAIKIVDKDGARDYARREIVGDIPPAEAAAAAVNA from the exons ATGGAGTGCGTCATCGGCGTGGTCGGCCGCGACttcgcggtggtggcggcggacaCGTCCGCGGTGCAGAGCATCCTCGTGCACAAGACGGACGAGGACAAGATCATGGTCCTCGACTCCCACAAGCTCATGGGCGCCTCCGGGGAGCCCGGCGACCG CGTGCAGTTCACCGAGTTCATCCAGAagaacctccacctccaccagttCCGCAACAACGTCTCGCTcagcaccgccgccaccgccaacttcaccCGCGGCGAGCTCGCCACCGCTCTGCGGAAG AATCCCTACTCTGTAAACATCATACTTGCAGGGTTTGATGAAGATGTTGGTGCATCCATGTACTACATCGACTACATCGCAACACTACACAAAATTGACAAGGGTGCATTTGGCTACGGTTCGTACTTCTGTCTGTCACTGATGGACAAGTTTTACCGCCCTGACATGACCGTCGAGGAGGCGGTAGACCTTATCGACAAGTGCATCAAGGAGATCAGACTCCGATTGGTCGTTGCACCCCAGAATTTCGCGATCAAGATCGTGGACAAGGATGGTGCCCGGGACTATGCAAGGCGTGAAATTGTAGGCGACATTCCTCCAGCTGAAGCTGCAGCGGCAGCAGTGAACGCCTGA
- the LOC127293339 gene encoding FLUCTUATING-LIGHT-ACCLIMATION protein 1, chloroplastic, translating into MAAAASLLEPTRFLSLPLPRSLPPRRGLLHLPNSSSPHRAPRLRAQATTPRLPPSSPSPSSTSPHALLSALKQSLLDSLAALKKPALALLLAGALLAATAGPDHHAALAASGGRVGGSAFSSSSRRSSPPSSYGYTAPAPRMGGGYSGYSSAPFYSASPFVSVGPAFGIGFGGSGFLLTLVGFAAFLYLGGFLGDSAGGGSVLTDTQKTTVLKLQVGLLGLARSFQKELDQIAEKADTSTPAGLSYVLTETTLALLRHPDCCISAYSTVDVKRSIDDGEKRFNQLSIEERGKFDEETLVNVNSIKRQKAGSQRSSGFSNEYIVITILVAAEGVHKIPTINSSSDLKTALQTLGGVPSSKILAVEVLWTPQNENDTLSERELLEDYPLLRPL; encoded by the exons atggccgccgcggcCTCCCTCCTCGAACCCACCCGCTTCCTCTCCCTGCCGCTCCCGCGCTCGCTCCCGCCCCGCCGcggcctcctccacctccccAACTCCTCCTCGCCCCACCGCGCCCCGCGCCTCCGCGCCCAGGCAACCACCCCCCGCCTCCCACcctcctccccctccccctcctccacCTCACCCCACGCCCTCCTCTCCGCGCTCAAGCAGTCCCTCCTCGACTCCCTCGCGGCGCTCAAGAAGCCCGCGCTGGCGCTCCTGCTCGCCGGCGCGCTGCTCGCAGCCACCGCAGGACCAGACCACCACGCGGCTCTGGCAGCCTCCGGCGGCCGCGTCGGCGGGTCCGCCTTCTCCTCGTCATCGCGGCGCTCCTCGCCGCCCTCCTCCTACGGCTACACCGCGCCGGCGCCCAGGATGGGAGGGGGGTACTCCGGGTACTCCTCCGCGCCCTTCTACTCGGCTTCCCCATTCGTGTCCGTCGGCCCCGCCTTCGGCATCGGCTTCGGCGGCTCCGGCTTCCTCCTCACCCTCGTCGGCTTCGCCGCCTTCCTCTACCTCGGCGGCTTCCTCGGCGACTCGGCCGGGGGCGGGAGCGTGCTCACCGACACGCAGAAGACCACCGTCCTCAAGCTGCAG GTTGGTTTGCTAGGTTTGGCCCGATCATTTCAAAAGGAGCTTGATCAAATAGCCGAGAAGGCAGATACATCAACCCCAGCTGGCCTGAGCTACGTACTAACAG AGACAACTTTGGCATTACTTCGGCATCCAGATTGCTGTATATCAGCTTACTCAACA GTGGATGTGAAAAGGAGCATAGATGATGGGGAGAAACGCTTTAATCAACTGTCGATTGAGGAACGAGGCAAGTTTGATGAAGAGACACTAGTGAATGTGaacagcatcaagaggcaaaaggCAGGGAGTCAAAGATCAAGTGGTTTTAGCAACGAGTACATTGTG ATTACCATATTGGTTGCTGCTGAGGGAGTACACAAGATACCTACTATAAATAGCAGCTCTGACTTGAAAACAGCTCTACAAACTCTTGGTGGTGTACCGTCAAGCAAAATTTTG GCGGTTGAGGTCTTGTGGACTCCACAAAATGAGAACGACACATTGTCGGAGCGGGAACTCCTGGAAGATTACCCACTTCTGAGGCCCCTATAG